GCGCAGTTTCAGGTGCAGGTCGAAGTTGAAGACGCCGCGCGAGCCGAGGAACATGGTGGCGCGGGACGCGGAGACGCGCGGGCCGTCGGACGCGATGAACAGGTCGGCCGCGAGCAGCTCGCTGTTCGCCGCGCAGACCTCGTTGAGGCCCGGCGAACCGTCCTCTTCGCCCATCTCCAGGATGATCTTCACGTTGTAGCCGAGCTTGCCGCTGCGCACCGCGAGCACCTGCTCCAGCGCCGTGAGGTTGATGGTGTGCTGGCCCTTGTTGTCGGCGGTGCCGCGGCCGTACCAGCGGTTGCCTTCGACCACGATCTCCCACGGCTTCAGCCCGTCGCGCCACTGGGCGTCGTAGCCGCGCACCACGTCGCCGTGGCCATAGGTGAGCAGCGTGAAGGCCGCACCGGGCTCGATGCGCTCGGCCAGCAGGAACGGGCTCTTGCCGGCGATGGGGTTGTCGACCACGCGGCAGCTGAAGCCCAGCGCTTCGAGCTGCGGCGCGATCTCGTCGTCCAGGTAGGACCGCAGGATGGGCCCGCTGGCAGCGTCCTGGCTTTCGGTGCGGAAGGCGACCCGGCGCGCCAGCGTCTGCTGGAAGCGCCCGTCGTCGAAGCGGGCCAGTGTCTGGTCGATGGCTTGTTGGCGGCTCATGGCGATGTCTCGAAGGTAGAGGTGGAGGGAAAGATCATGCGACGGCGAGCGGAAGCTCGCGCTCGATGTCGGGAATGCCCAGGCCCGGCTCGGGCGTGAGCGCCGAGGCCAGCAGCATGCGGGTGTAGGCATGTTCGGGCCGCGCGAAGATCTGCTCGCGGGCGCCGTGCTCGACGATCCGGCCGCGGTGCATCACCGCCACGCGGTCGACCAGGTGCTCGACCACGCCGAGGTCGTGGCTGATGAAGAGATAGGTCAGGCCGAACTCCGCCTTCAGGTCGAGCAGCAGGTTCAGGATCTGCGCCTGCACCGACACGTCCAGCGCCGAGGTCGGTTCGTCGCAGATCAGGATCTCGGGCCGCAGCACCAACGCACGCGCGATGGCCACGCGCTGGCGCTGCCCGCCCGAGAGCTGGTTCGGGTACTGGCTGTGCGTGCGCTCGGGCATGCCGACCAGGTCGAGCATGTCCTTGACGCGCTTCTTCTGCTCCGCATGCGTGCCGACCTGGTGCAGCCGCAGCGGCACGCCCACGATGTCGGCCACGGTGCGGCGCGGGTTCAGCGACGAATACGGGTCCTGGAAGATCGGCTGCACCGAGCGCGCCAGCGCCTTGCGCCGGGTCGGGTCGATCTCGCGGCCGTTGATCAGCACGTTACCCGAGGTCGGGGCCAGCAGGCCCAGCAGCATCTTGGCCAGCGTGCTCTTGCCACAGCCGGACTCGCCGACCAGGCCCAGCGTCTCGCCCTTGCGGATGCGCAGCGACACATCGTCGACCGCTTTGATCTGGCCGGGCGCGCGGAACAGGCCGCGCTTGAGTTGGTAGACGCGGGTCAGCGCGCACAACTCCAGCGCGATGTCGTCGCCGGGCGATGTCTGAGTGGGATTGATCACCGCGCTCATGCCGCCTCCGCCAGCTCGGCCTGCGCGTGCACGCAACGCACCGCATGCCGCGCGTTCAAGGCCACGTACGGCGGCGTCTCCGCACAGGCGGGCTGCACCATCTCACAGCGGTTGGCGAAGGCGCAGCCCCGCACCTCGCCCACCAGGCTCGGCACCACGCCGGGAATCGCCTGCAGGTGGCTGCCCGGCAGCGTCTTGCCGCGCACCGGGATGCAGCCGAGCAGGCCGCGGGTGTACGGGTGCGTCGGTTGCGCGAAGAGTTCGCCGACCGGCGCGGTCTCGATCACCTCGCCGGCGTACATCACGGCCACGCGGTCGGCGATGCGCGCCACCACGCCGAGGTCGTGGGTGATGAAGACCACGGCGGTGCCGAATTCCTGCTGCAGCTCGCGGATCAACCGCAGGATCTGCGCCTGGATGGTCACGTCGAGCGCGGTCGTGGGCTCGTCGGCAATGATCAGGTCGGGCCCGCACATCAGCGCCATCGCGATCATCACGCGCTGGCGCAGGCCGCCCGAGAGCTGGTGCGGGTACTGGCGCATGCGGTCGGCGGCCTGCGGTACGCCGGCACGTTCGAGCAGGTGCACCGCGCGGTCGCGTGCCTCGGCCGCCGTCACCTGGCGATGCGCACGCAGTGCCTCGCAGAGCTGGTCGCCCAGCGTGTACGACGGGTTGAGCGAGGTCATCGGCTCCTGGAAGATCATGGCCATGCGCGCGCCGCGCAAGGCGGTCATGCCCTTCTCCGGCAGGGTCTGCAGGTCGACGCCGTCGAAGCGGATGTGGTCGGCCGTGCGCACCGCCTTGCGCGGCAGCAGGCCCATCAGCGCCAGCGAGGTCATCGACTTGCCGCAGCCGGATTCGCCGACCAGGCACAGCATCTCGCCGCGGTTCACGTGGAAGTCGATGCCGCGCACCGCATGCAGCAGGCCGCGTTCGGTCGGCAGGTCGACGCGCAGGTTCTTCACGTCCAGCAAGGGAGTGTTCATGGCGATGCCTTTCAGTTGCGGCCGTCGGGCGCGGTCAGGTCGCGGATGCCGTCGCCCACGAGGTTGATGGCCAGCACGAGCAGCGCCAGCACCACGCCGGGGATCAGGATCACCCAGGGCTGGAAGAACATGTAGGCCTTGCCTTCGGCCACCATCAGCCCCCACGACGGCGTGGGCGGCTGCACGCCCAGGCCGAGGAAGGACAGCGTGGATTCGAGCAGGATGGCATGCGCCATCTCCAGCGTGGCGACCACCGTGAGCGCGCTCATCAGGTTGGGCAGCAGTTCGCGCAGCAGGATGTACGGCGTGGACGCGCCCAGCGCCTTCGCCGCGGCGATGAACTCGGCGTCGCGCAACTGCTG
The sequence above is drawn from the Variovorax sp. J2L1-78 genome and encodes:
- a CDS encoding ATP-binding cassette domain-containing protein; amino-acid sequence: MSAVINPTQTSPGDDIALELCALTRVYQLKRGLFRAPGQIKAVDDVSLRIRKGETLGLVGESGCGKSTLAKMLLGLLAPTSGNVLINGREIDPTRRKALARSVQPIFQDPYSSLNPRRTVADIVGVPLRLHQVGTHAEQKKRVKDMLDLVGMPERTHSQYPNQLSGGQRQRVAIARALVLRPEILICDEPTSALDVSVQAQILNLLLDLKAEFGLTYLFISHDLGVVEHLVDRVAVMHRGRIVEHGAREQIFARPEHAYTRMLLASALTPEPGLGIPDIERELPLAVA
- a CDS encoding ABC transporter ATP-binding protein, with the protein product MNTPLLDVKNLRVDLPTERGLLHAVRGIDFHVNRGEMLCLVGESGCGKSMTSLALMGLLPRKAVRTADHIRFDGVDLQTLPEKGMTALRGARMAMIFQEPMTSLNPSYTLGDQLCEALRAHRQVTAAEARDRAVHLLERAGVPQAADRMRQYPHQLSGGLRQRVMIAMALMCGPDLIIADEPTTALDVTIQAQILRLIRELQQEFGTAVVFITHDLGVVARIADRVAVMYAGEVIETAPVGELFAQPTHPYTRGLLGCIPVRGKTLPGSHLQAIPGVVPSLVGEVRGCAFANRCEMVQPACAETPPYVALNARHAVRCVHAQAELAEAA